Genomic DNA from Microaerobacter geothermalis:
CCTGTTCAATCGCATGTAATATTTTTTGGAATGATTCTCCTGCTTCATGTACCACATTACGACCTTCTTTTACGGCTATTGTTCCTTCTTCCATGGAAGTGGCTGCTTGTTCAATCCCTTTCCGGATTGCTTCAATAACCTTGGCAATTTCGTTGGCGGAATAAGCCGATTGTTCGGCTAGCTTTCTTATTTCCTGGGCAACAACGGCAAAGCTGCGCCCCTGTTCGCCAGCCCTTGCGGCTTCGATTGCTGCATTGAGAGCCAATAGGTTGGTCTGTTCAGCAATTTCACGGATCGTACCAACAATTCCATGAATGGATTCTGACTGGTTATCTAACTGTTTTACGATAGATTCGGTATGAAGGACCTTGGAAGCAATGGATTCCATTTTATTTACGGCATTAGTAATGGCTTCTCCCCCTTCATTGGCGAAGTAAACAGTTTGATCGGTGTGGGATGAAACATTTTGAACATTGGTCGAAATCTGCTGCATTTCCTTGGCCATTTCGTGGATGGTCTGCACTGTATCTTTCACAAATTTCACTTGATTCTCTGAACCGTGGGCGATATCTTGTGAGGCAATGGCAATCTGCTCAGATGCCTTTGTGCTTTCACTGGCACTGGCAGTTAATTCTTCTGAAAAGGAAGCCACTTTTTCAGAGGCAAGATGGACTTGTTTAATCATTTCTCTAAACCGTTCAACCATTTCGTTAAACATCGCAGAACAACGTCCTATTTCATCTTTGGTACGGACAGGAACTTCAACGGTTAAATTTCCCTCTTCCGCTTTTTTCATTGCAGAGACCAATTCGCGCATTGGCGAAATGATCTGCTGAACTATAAAGTATCCGACAAGGATGGATAGGATGGAGGAAATTAAGCTAATCCAGAATATTTGTGTTTTAATAGTAGATACGGGTTGAAGAAGGTCATCTTTGTAGCTTCCAATCCCTAAGATCCAGCCGTTTGAGAGGGTCCGGAAGGAAGTCAGTTTTTCTTTTCCGTTAAATTGATAGATGATTTCCCCGTTTTTCTGTTTAATCATATCTTTTACGTAATTTTCTCCAGACAAATCTTTGCCAGCATCTGTCGGGTGAAACAAAAGCTTTCCATTACTATCCATAATAAAGCCATATCCCTGCATTCCATTTGGTTCATAATATTCTTTGGAAACTTCATCAACGGATTCTTTCACTAAGCTTTCAAGTTCTATTGCCGAGAGGTTACTATTATGCTCAATAATGTCGTTTAATTCCTTTTGCTTTAGGTCAGTTATATAATCCAAATCATATCTGGACATATTAAATGCGGAATCATACACGGTTTCTTTACTTAGATACCCGGCAATCATTAGGGGAATCAGAGTAATAATAAGAACGGTCAACAATAGTTTAAATTTGATTGACTTATTTTTGAGCCAGTTCACTTCTTCCATCCTCCTAAACATTTTAGAATTTGCTACCCATTTCACAGCCAGTATACAATAGATACGGGGCAGAGTAAGGGAAAGTTTATGAAACTTTTCTGAAATTTTTAAGTGCAACCTAATTTTTGTGTCCAATCCTTAAAAAAAGAATAGTTTGAAATAACATTAGTAAATCTTGTTAAGGTGATGACGATGAAGAAAAATGCTTCTTTTAAAATCGGGCAAATGTTGTCTTTACCCATTAATCGCTTAGGTATTAATGGAGAGGGAATTGGATATTACCAGAAACAAGTAGTTTTTGTTCAAGGGGCTTTGCCTGGTGAAAGGGTTAAAGTGAAAATTACAAATGTAAAGCCTACCTATGCCATCGCCAAACTCCTTCACATTGAAAAAAAATCGGCCCACCGAATCACTCCAGCATGTTCGGTATATGAGCAATGCGGCGGATGCCAGCTTCAGCATGTCCAGTATGAAGAACAGCTTCGTTTTAAGAGGGAGTTGGTTGTCCAGTCATTCCAAAGGTATACTAAAATACCGAAAATTGATGTAAAACCAACCATCGGAATGAAGAATCCTTGGGGTTACCGCAATAAAGCACAGCTTCAGGTAGGGATGGATGGTGGGGAAATCATGACTGGTCTATATTCCCCGGGCAGCCATCGGTTGGTGGATATATCCGGGTGTCCCATTCAAGATCCAAAAATCAATGAAATGATACGAGTGGCAAGGGGCGTAATGAAAGACTTGGGAATTCCTATCTATCAGGAAAAGGGTCATAGGGGAGTAATTCGTACCATTGTTGCCAGGATCGGAATGGAAACAGGTGAAGGTCAAATTACGTTTGTCACCAGAACAAAAAAATTTCCAAAATCAGACCTATTGATAGCCAGGCTTCGCGAAAAAATCCCCTATCTAAAGAGTATTCATCAAAATATTAATGACAAGAGAAGTTCCATCATTTTTGGGGAAGAAACCATCCTTTTATGGGGACGGGAAAAGATAAAAGAACAATTGGGAAATGTTGATTTTTCCCTGTCACCCAGAGCTTTTTTTCAATTAAATCCTGAACAGACCATCAAGTTGTATGAAGTGGTGAAGGAGGCTGCCCAGCTTACGGGGGGAGAGAAGGTGGTGGATGCCTATTGCGGGGTGGGTACTATCGGATTATGGCTGGCACCATTGGCCAAAGAAGTCCGGGGAATGGATGTGATTCCCGAATCCATTGATGATGCCAGAAGAAATGCCACGACCTGCGGTTTTTCCCATGCCAATTTCTATGTAGGAAAGGCAGAAATCTTGCTTCCTCAATGGGTGAAAGAAGGATGGAAGCCCGACGTGATTGTGGTGGATCCCCCCAGAACCGGTTGTGACGAAAAACTGCTAAAAACCATCATTCAGGTGAAACCCAAACATTTTGTCTATGTATCCTGCAACCCTTCTACATTGGCAAAGGATTGCCGGATTTTTCATGAAGGCGGATTTGACATAGAATGGGTACAGCCGGTGGATATGTTTCCTCAAACCGCTCATGTGGAGTGCGTAGTATTGATGCAGAATGTAAAAAATAAATAAGCGCCTGAAAAACGGCTTGAATACTGGGTTTTCCGGTGATTTGCCGCTTGCCGAAAATGTACTTTCGGGCGGTGGATCTGCCGGGAAGCCCTGTTTTTTATGTGTGTAATTGTTTGCGGAAACACATCTACAGCCTTTCGGGGCGGCTCTCGGCGGGCGGGGTTGTGTAGACGGAAAAGACGGGGATTGAAATATTTCGATGTGTTTGCGGGAACATGTCTACTTACGTAAATTTATTTTAAAACCTAAAAATGCACACCTTTCTGCGGTTTACAGGAAGGTGTGCATTTTAATTGTGCGCCCGGCATGGGCGCAGTCTAGCGGGTGAGAGTCCCGAGCACGCCCGGTAGCGGGAAGTGCATAGCCAAGGCCAAGGGTGTCCGCTGCAACGCGGAATCTGAAGGAAGGCGGCGGCAAATCTCTGGCCTGACGAATAGGAATCGCATAAGGCACAAGCTGAGGATAAGACTGCAATTCAAGTTGAAGTCCAATAGCTACACGGAACCAGTTTGTGTAAATGAGGCAGGTAGATGGAGAGAAAGACTGCGTTCTTACCCGGGGAGGTCTCGCAAGCGGGGCCAAGTAGACAATATTCGAAAGGACGCGTAGTAACAACGAATTGCGAGAAGTCAGCAGAGGCCATAGTACCAATTAGTTAAATGGGAAGGGCCGAACAATCGTAAGTCCGGAGAACGGACGAAGGGAGGTCAATGTGTTGAAAGCAGAATATCTTGGAGACAAGGGCTGCCTGCAAAGGGATAGCGCGGAACGTGAAGAGCATGCAGGAGCGCGGAGCATTGACAATCGGGAAACCGAAGAGACGGACGGTGCAGACCTGCTTGAAAGGATACTGGACAGGGATAACCTGAACAGGGCCTACGAGCGCGTGAAGGCCAACAAGGGAGCGCCTGGAATCGACGGCATGACAGTCGAGGGTGCGCTTGGTTGGTTAAGAGAACACAGGGAAGAACTTTTGGAAAGCATCCGAAACGGCGAATACAAGCCACAGCCGGTGCGCCGGAAGGAAATCCCGAAGCCGGATGGCGGTGTGCGAAAGCTGGGAATCCCGACTGTCGTAGATCGAATCATCCAGCAGGCAATTGCTCAGCAATTAACTCCAATCTTTGAACCGCTTTTCTCGGATAACAGCTTTGGCTACCGTCCGGAAAAGAGTGCGCAAATGGCAATTCAGAAAGTGAAGGAGTATGCGGAACAGGGCTACAAGCACGCGGTACTGATCGACCTGTCCAAATATTTTGACACGCTGAACCACGAACTGCTCATGAACATGGTACGGGAACAAGTCCATGACAAGCGCGTAACAGAACTTATTAAGAAGTATCTGAAAAGCGGTGTCATGGAAAACGGTTTGCTTGTGAAAACGGAAGAAGGCTCGCCGCAAGGTGGCCCACTCAGCCCACTGCTTGCCAACATCTATCTGAATAAATTTGATCAGGAGATGGGCGGCAGAGGCGTTCCGGTAATACGCTACGCAGATGACATTGTGATACTGGCCAAAAGCGAGCGAGCGGCAGAACGACTGCTTGAATCCGGCAGGAAATATCTTGAGGGGAAACTAAAACTCAAGGTAAACGCGGGGAAAAGCAAGGTCGTGAGCGTGGTGGCAATCCGAAATTTTAAGTTTCTGGGATTTGCGTTGGGAAGGGGCAAGAACGGCTATTACATTCGAGCCCATGCAAAGTCCCTGAAGAAAGCAAAGCAGAAGCTGAAAGAACTGACTTCCCGCAGTCAGGGCAGAAACGTCCGTGTGGTAATGCAGAACGTAAAGGTCTACATCCGCGGATGGCTAGGCTACTTCGGAATTGCGAGCATGAAGAGCACGATGGAAGAATGGGATGGATGGTTGCGCCGCCGTCTTCGGATGTACATCTGGAAACAGTGGAAGAAGCCTAAAACGCGCGTGAAGAACCTGATGAAGCTAGGCATGCCGAACTGGCAGGCCTACCGAAACGGGAACACGCGCAAAGGATACTGGGCGATTGCTGGAAGCGGTATTCTCACACACACGATTACAAACAAAAGACTCGCACAGGTTGGATACTACAGCATCCTTGACCGGTACGAGTCCCTGCACTTATGCGATTGAACCGCCGTGTACCGAACGGTACGCACGGTGGTGTGAGAGGTCGGTCACTCAATTAAAGGGTGACCTCCTACTCGATTAATACAGTTTGCGGATTTTTTTAAGATTTTCTTTTACAGGCCGTATATCTTCTGGTATGTCTTCCACTTTAATTTTGCTGTGCACATCGCAAGTACCGGCTTTTTTCGCTGTTTCATAGTACCAGCATTTATATTCCAGAAGTTCAAGAGTTTCCTGCAACTGGGCAATTTGTTTTTCGACAGCCTCTTTCTGCTTTTTAAACA
This window encodes:
- the ltrA gene encoding group II intron reverse transcriptase/maturase, whose product is MKAEYLGDKGCLQRDSAEREEHAGARSIDNRETEETDGADLLERILDRDNLNRAYERVKANKGAPGIDGMTVEGALGWLREHREELLESIRNGEYKPQPVRRKEIPKPDGGVRKLGIPTVVDRIIQQAIAQQLTPIFEPLFSDNSFGYRPEKSAQMAIQKVKEYAEQGYKHAVLIDLSKYFDTLNHELLMNMVREQVHDKRVTELIKKYLKSGVMENGLLVKTEEGSPQGGPLSPLLANIYLNKFDQEMGGRGVPVIRYADDIVILAKSERAAERLLESGRKYLEGKLKLKVNAGKSKVVSVVAIRNFKFLGFALGRGKNGYYIRAHAKSLKKAKQKLKELTSRSQGRNVRVVMQNVKVYIRGWLGYFGIASMKSTMEEWDGWLRRRLRMYIWKQWKKPKTRVKNLMKLGMPNWQAYRNGNTRKGYWAIAGSGILTHTITNKRLAQVGYYSILDRYESLHLCD
- a CDS encoding methyl-accepting chemotaxis protein, coding for MNWLKNKSIKFKLLLTVLIITLIPLMIAGYLSKETVYDSAFNMSRYDLDYITDLKQKELNDIIEHNSNLSAIELESLVKESVDEVSKEYYEPNGMQGYGFIMDSNGKLLFHPTDAGKDLSGENYVKDMIKQKNGEIIYQFNGKEKLTSFRTLSNGWILGIGSYKDDLLQPVSTIKTQIFWISLISSILSILVGYFIVQQIISPMRELVSAMKKAEEGNLTVEVPVRTKDEIGRCSAMFNEMVERFREMIKQVHLASEKVASFSEELTASASESTKASEQIAIASQDIAHGSENQVKFVKDTVQTIHEMAKEMQQISTNVQNVSSHTDQTVYFANEGGEAITNAVNKMESIASKVLHTESIVKQLDNQSESIHGIVGTIREIAEQTNLLALNAAIEAARAGEQGRSFAVVAQEIRKLAEQSAYSANEIAKVIEAIRKGIEQAATSMEEGTIAVKEGRNVVHEAGESFQKILHAIEQVGEQMENVSATVEAMASGSDEIVKAADQISQLAQNSSADTQEVAAASQQQMATMEEINGAAEMLAKMSISLKEQVAKFKI
- the rlmD gene encoding 23S rRNA (uracil(1939)-C(5))-methyltransferase RlmD — encoded protein: MKKNASFKIGQMLSLPINRLGINGEGIGYYQKQVVFVQGALPGERVKVKITNVKPTYAIAKLLHIEKKSAHRITPACSVYEQCGGCQLQHVQYEEQLRFKRELVVQSFQRYTKIPKIDVKPTIGMKNPWGYRNKAQLQVGMDGGEIMTGLYSPGSHRLVDISGCPIQDPKINEMIRVARGVMKDLGIPIYQEKGHRGVIRTIVARIGMETGEGQITFVTRTKKFPKSDLLIARLREKIPYLKSIHQNINDKRSSIIFGEETILLWGREKIKEQLGNVDFSLSPRAFFQLNPEQTIKLYEVVKEAAQLTGGEKVVDAYCGVGTIGLWLAPLAKEVRGMDVIPESIDDARRNATTCGFSHANFYVGKAEILLPQWVKEGWKPDVIVVDPPRTGCDEKLLKTIIQVKPKHFVYVSCNPSTLAKDCRIFHEGGFDIEWVQPVDMFPQTAHVECVVLMQNVKNK